A stretch of the Oxyura jamaicensis isolate SHBP4307 breed ruddy duck chromosome 4, BPBGC_Ojam_1.0, whole genome shotgun sequence genome encodes the following:
- the RASSF6 gene encoding ras association domain-containing protein 6 isoform X2: MPLPGLSAREQLSSLLKTYNSYYSDQENLQLSLSQREGSVPFIEGILSIFWGLRHPIRLKIHDEKQIPSFVTLKSTENVGLLPGRSGMTRWGEFDDLHHISGETLKSNEEKLNREKSYSCYESSTLKSKSEQEHDCATLPRAVSDAAAVRKRTKFPMIARTEVETHRFSINGHFYNYETSVFTPAFGSETKIRINSYMRTREVIEQLLRKFKIENSPHEFALYIIHASGEKKQLRSGDVPLVHRLLQGPSEKIAKFFLMDRDVEEVSGDVAQYIQFHLPFLESILHRINEEEEQEIQQTIAKYLKEKQLIRQHLQNRTVKKTETTV, translated from the exons AGAGCAGCTCAGTTCTCTCCTGAAGACCTATAACTCTTACTATTCTGATCAAGAAAATCTGCAACTGTCACTTAGTCAG cgaGAAGGAAGCGTACCATTTATTGAAGGAATCTTGTCAATATTCTGGGGACTCCGACATCCTATCCGATTAAAAATTCATGATGAGAAGCAGATACCCTCTTTTGTAACCTTGAAGTCAACAGAGAATGTGGGTTTGTTGCCTGGTAGAAG cGGAATGACACGCTGGGGAGAATTTGATGATCTACATCATATTAGCGGGGAGACATTGAAATctaatgaagaaaagctgaaccGTGAGAAAA GTTATTCATGTTACGAAAGCAGCACTCTGAAGTCCAAGAGCGAGCAGGAACATGACTGTGCTACCCTGCCCAGGGCGGTCAGCGATGCTGCAGCTGTAAGGAAGAGGACCAAGTTCCCCATGATAGCAAGAACAGAAGTGGAAACGCACAGGTTTTCTATTAACGGCCACTTCTACAACTATGAG ACATCAGTTTTTACTCCAGCTTTTGGATCAGAAACCAAAATACGAATTAACAGCTATATGAGAACAAGAGAAGTAATAGAGCAATTGCTTCGAAAGTTCAAG ATAGAAAACAGTCCGCATGAATTTGCACTTTATATTATCCATGCATCCGGAG AGAAGAAGCAGCTGAGGAGTGGAGACGTTCCCTTAGTGCACAGACTTCTGCAGGGGCCCTCGGAGAAGATTGCCAAGTTTTTTCTCATGGACAGGGATGTGGAAGAGGTCAGCGGCGAT GTTGCTCAGTATATTCAatttcatcttccatttttGGAATCAATCCTGCACAGaataaatgaagaagaagaacagGAGATTCAACAAACAATTGCAAA atACCTTAAAGAGAAGCAATTGATAAGACAGCACCTTCAAAATCGAACTGTTAAAAAAACAGAGACTACTGTTTGA
- the RASSF6 gene encoding ras association domain-containing protein 6 isoform X1, with protein sequence MKKVTMKAQHLPSVAINEEKFITREQLSSLLKTYNSYYSDQENLQLSLSQREGSVPFIEGILSIFWGLRHPIRLKIHDEKQIPSFVTLKSTENVGLLPGRSGMTRWGEFDDLHHISGETLKSNEEKLNREKSYSCYESSTLKSKSEQEHDCATLPRAVSDAAAVRKRTKFPMIARTEVETHRFSINGHFYNYETSVFTPAFGSETKIRINSYMRTREVIEQLLRKFKIENSPHEFALYIIHASGEKKQLRSGDVPLVHRLLQGPSEKIAKFFLMDRDVEEVSGDVAQYIQFHLPFLESILHRINEEEEQEIQQTIAKYLKEKQLIRQHLQNRTVKKTETTV encoded by the exons ATGAAGAAAGTGACTATGAAAGCACAGCATCTACCTTCTGTTGCCATCAATGAGGAGAAGTTTATAACCag AGAGCAGCTCAGTTCTCTCCTGAAGACCTATAACTCTTACTATTCTGATCAAGAAAATCTGCAACTGTCACTTAGTCAG cgaGAAGGAAGCGTACCATTTATTGAAGGAATCTTGTCAATATTCTGGGGACTCCGACATCCTATCCGATTAAAAATTCATGATGAGAAGCAGATACCCTCTTTTGTAACCTTGAAGTCAACAGAGAATGTGGGTTTGTTGCCTGGTAGAAG cGGAATGACACGCTGGGGAGAATTTGATGATCTACATCATATTAGCGGGGAGACATTGAAATctaatgaagaaaagctgaaccGTGAGAAAA GTTATTCATGTTACGAAAGCAGCACTCTGAAGTCCAAGAGCGAGCAGGAACATGACTGTGCTACCCTGCCCAGGGCGGTCAGCGATGCTGCAGCTGTAAGGAAGAGGACCAAGTTCCCCATGATAGCAAGAACAGAAGTGGAAACGCACAGGTTTTCTATTAACGGCCACTTCTACAACTATGAG ACATCAGTTTTTACTCCAGCTTTTGGATCAGAAACCAAAATACGAATTAACAGCTATATGAGAACAAGAGAAGTAATAGAGCAATTGCTTCGAAAGTTCAAG ATAGAAAACAGTCCGCATGAATTTGCACTTTATATTATCCATGCATCCGGAG AGAAGAAGCAGCTGAGGAGTGGAGACGTTCCCTTAGTGCACAGACTTCTGCAGGGGCCCTCGGAGAAGATTGCCAAGTTTTTTCTCATGGACAGGGATGTGGAAGAGGTCAGCGGCGAT GTTGCTCAGTATATTCAatttcatcttccatttttGGAATCAATCCTGCACAGaataaatgaagaagaagaacagGAGATTCAACAAACAATTGCAAA atACCTTAAAGAGAAGCAATTGATAAGACAGCACCTTCAAAATCGAACTGTTAAAAAAACAGAGACTACTGTTTGA